GCATTTTCCATTGCCAGGAATGAAATGTGTAAACCACCATTATCAGCAAGATTTTCGCCCAAAGTAAATGCTCCGTTTCCATAGGTATTCGGAGCAACCTGAATGCTACTGAACCATTTTGAAAGTACATCAGCTCTGGAGACAAAATTCTTAGCATCCTGAGGCGTCCACCAGTTTTTCAAATTACCAAATTTATCATATTGACGACCTTGATCATCAAACCCGTGAGTCATTTCATGTCCGATTACAACACCGATAGCTCCATAATTCGCAGCATCATCAGCATTTTGTTGAAAAAATGGAGGTTGCAGAATTGCAGCAGGGAAACAAATCTCGTTTGTTGTCGGATTGTAATATGCATTGACAGTTTGCGGAGTCATTTGCCATTCGTTTACGTCAGTTGGTTTGTCAATTTTGTTGATAATGTAATTCATTTCGAATTGACGAGACCGCATGACATCAGCAAAATAACTGTCGTTCAAGATTTGTAATCCAGAATAATCCCGCCATTTGTCAGGATATCCGATTTTGATATGAATAGCATATAATTTTGCAATAGCCGTATCTTTGGTAGCCTGAGACATCCATGCTGCTTCGCGGATACGTTCTGCAAATGCATTTTGTAAATTTTTAACCAACTGAACCATTCGTTCTTTTGCAGCAGGTGGAAAATATTTTGCTACATACATTTCTCCTAAAGCTTCACCCATTGCTCCATCAACGGAAGAGATAACACGCTTCCATCTTGGACGCATTTCCTGACGACCAGAAAGTGCTTTGCCGTAAAAATCAAAGCTTGCATTTGCAAAAGCATCGCTTAAATAAGGAGATGCACTGTTGATAAGATTCCATGCAAAGTATGCTTTCACAACATCAGGGGATGAATTTTTGAAAATTCCATCAGCGGCTTTGAAGAAAGTCGGTTGCCCAACGTTGAGCTCTTTAACCTGAGGTACGCCAACTTCTTGAAAATAATTTTGAAAACCAAAATCAGGAGCTAAAGCCACCAATTGTTTGATATCCATTTTATTGAAATTCTTATGCGGATCACGCAGGGTAACACGATCCCATGATATCTTGGCCAGTTGGGTTTCAAGATTCATGACTTCTGAAGCCAGTTTCGCAGCAGGTTGATGTACCATGTCAGCATATCCCGAAAGAGCAAACAAACGGGTCATCAAATCAACATATTTTGTACGAATGTCCTTCATATGGGGATCATTCTGCAGATAATAATCACGGTCGCCAATGCCCAGTCCATCCTGATTTAAAAAAGCAATAGTCATTTTGCTATTGGAATTATCAGCCTCGGCATCCAATGAGAAGAAAGGCATTATGCCATATTTCTGCAAAGTAACCAGTTCTTTTTGTAATTCTGGCTTGGTGTTCAATTGGGCAATCTCTTCCAGCCAAGGTTTTAATGGAGCTGTACCTTGTTGTTGTAATTTCACACTATCCATACCCAATTTGTAGAGTGTTGCAATTTTATCAGGTATAGAACCCGGCGCGTTTTGTTTATTTGCCAATTCAGTCACCAGATCTTTTAATCGTGCCTGATTATCTTCAGCTAACTGGTCAAAAGTACCAAAACGAGCATACTCTGGAGAAAGCGGATGTCTTTTAATCCAGCCGCCGCATGCATATTGATAAAAATCGTTCACGGGACTGGCTGTAGTATCCAGATTAGCCAAGTCAATCCCCGACGTCAAAACTGCTTTGGGAGCTGGCTTACAGCCTGCCAAAAGCCCCATAGCAATACCCATAAAAATCATGATTTTTTTCATGCGAAAAGGTTTTGATTTAGTGTGAAACAACGTTTGCATGTAAATCGTTATTTCGGTTACTATTTAGCGAACATGCTCGTTTAAATGAAAGTAAAACTCTCTAAACTTAATGATATGGGTGCAAAGATAAAAGAAAAAAACGGATACAATGAAATTCTTTTATGAAATAATATCCAATATCTATGTTTTTTACAAGCGCCACTATACCGGTTAATTACGTCTAAATTCATTTTTGGAGAATTTTAACCCTCAAATATCTATTTGATAACGATTTATACGACAAACGCATTCCATTCATTAATCAACCTGAGACAGCACTCCCAAACAATAAACCGGCCATCTATCGTTTTAAATTTTAAAAGGCTGCGTCGTAATGAAACAGCCTTTATCTTTAATAATTATCTGATGGCAGAAGACATAAAATAGGAGTTAAATTGACGAGTCTTCCTGAAAATCTATATCACCAAATCCCTCTTCATCGAGCTCATCCATGTCGTAATCTTCGTCGCCGTAAAATTGTTCATCTATTTCTGGACTTGATTTCTTTGGAGATTCTATTTCTACTGTTTCAATTTGTTTTGGAGGGTTGCCTTCTGAAAGCGAACATACAACTTCATCACTATATTGGCGTGGAATCATCTCCTTCAAAGTCATATAGAAACAACGCTCTGAAAGCATATCGAATACATAGATCATTTTTTGTTTCTCTTCTGTCACGTAATCTTCCAAAACGGTGTTTTCCATAACCAAATTATCAGTTTCCGAATCCGTTTCCATTTCAATAAGAGTGATTTCCTGTTGTTTCTCCCAGTCGTCATTACATAAAAAAAACGAAGTAATCTGGTCTTTTTCAAAATGCACGGAATCCAGAATGGCCTCATGCAGAGCTAAAAAGGTGGCACTGGAGTCAATCGTAATTTCACGAACAAAATTGTCCACTTCGTCTGATAAAATAAGAAATTTGTACAACATAGCAGGTAATAAATTTAGGCGCCAAAGATACGTATTTTTCCATTTTCCTCAATGTTCTACCATAGGGTTCAGCCTTCCCTATTTCAAAATAAATGCACTTCCTTTTTCGGAGTCAACAATAATAAACACAAATATACCATCATATTTTTCAAAATAATCACTCTGACTTTTATGATTAACGCTTAAATAAAATACTATATAACAGAATGTTGATTTGATATTAGCCTAATATGCTACTGAAAAATAATTTTAGATATGCCTTTTGCTCGAATATAATTTCAATTACAACTCTCTTCGCATTTGTGAAACAGGTATGTTCATTTGGGCCCGATACTTTGCAACAGTACGGCGTGCAATATCAAATCCCTGTTCCGCTAATAAAACAGCTAATTGGTCGTCAGTCAACGGATTTTTTTTATCTTCATTATCAATAGCATTCTGTAGAGCCATCTTAATGGCGTGTGTCGATAATTCTTCTCCAGAATCAGTTTGCACCATTTGAAAAAAGAAAAACTTCAACGGATAAATGCCAAACTCCGTCTGCACATACTTGCTATTGCTGACTCGAGAAATGGTAGACACATCAAGTCCGGTTACTTCTGCAATATCTTTCAAAATTAATGGGCGTAACAGCGATTCATCACCCTCCATAAAAAACGGCTTTTGCAGTTCAACTATTGCTTTCATCGTTGACAGTAAAGTATCATTACGGCGATGCAACGAATCAATAAACGATTCTGCTGAATCTATTTGTTGTTTCACATAAAAAATAGCGTCTTTGCTTTTTCTGGAATGATCTTTTTTAGATGCCAATTGTTTATGCATATATTCAAAATCAGGACTTACCCGCAACGCATGATGATTTCTATCATTTAATGAGACGATTAAATGTCCATTATCATTTTCAACAATGAAATCCGGAATCACAACCTCTTTATTCTTGTCAAGCAATGTGCTCCATGCCCCGCCTGGCTTGGGATTGAGTCTGAGAATTTCCTGAAAAGCTTCTCTTAATATATGCTGATCAACATTTAAATCGGACAAAATATGATCATAATTTTTGTGGGTTAAATCATCAAAATGATTTCCAACAATGTTTTGAGCTAGTTGCACGGACTGTGATTCTTCTTTTCGCTCCAGTTGAATTAATAAATTTTCCTGTAATGAGCGCGCACCAACACCAGCTGGATCTAAAGTGTGGATAATATCAATAGCCTCTTCTAATTCTTTTGTTGAAACCTGCTGTCCATTTTGAAAAAGCAAATCATCACACATTTCTTCAGTAGTCCGTCGCAAATAGCCATCTTCATCAATATTTCCAATGACATATAGTACCAGGTCAGTCATTTTTTGCGATAATGAGCGCAATCCAACCTGATTTTGCAAATACTCAAAAAATGTCATATCTGCCGAAAACGGGATATCTTCCCGACGATCATCCTTAGAGTAGTTGTTAATTTTTAATTTATAATCTGGAATATCGTCATCTGCTGCATAATCTTCCAAATCAAACGCTTCGTCTTGTGAATTGTCTGGCATATCCGTTCCCTGATCATCTTGCCCGCCTTCTTCAGGAGGCACTTCTTCCAAAGCCGGATTGCTTTCTAATTCCTGTGTAATCCGTTCATCTAATTCAGCCGTAGTCACCTCAAGCAACTTTACTAACATCAATTGTTGAGGCAACATTTTAAGCTGCTGTTTCTGACTCAATTGTTGTTTAAGCATAGCAATTATAGATGATTCTATTTAAAAACAAATTTGCCTATGATCATTAGTATCGAAAACTACTTCCGCCAACAAACTCCCTTAACAATGACGTTGGTGGTATTTCACGATCGCGAATTGGCAAGAAAAAACGTAAAAACTTTGCCAGTCGGTGCGCCTCTGTGAATTCGCTGCAATTTTGTGGTACTTCAGCCAAAAGAGGTTCAACATATTTTTTTAATACAGCCAATTCAAAAATTAAGGCAGAATTAAACATGACATCGGCATTTTCCTGAAATGGAAATATCCATTTATCTTCTCCATTTCTTACACTATCCCACCGCGCAATTGTTTCGCGGGCACTATAATTTCTATAACGAAAATCTCTTACTATACGACGAATCAGGCGGGTATCGGTCGTAGATATCCAGTTATGATTATCCAACGAAATGGTTGTCAAGGCCGAAACGTAGATTTTAAATTTATTGGCATCAGGTATGGCAGGAGTTAAAGCCGGATTTAAAGCATGAATTCCTTCCATAACAAGCACATTATCAGATTTTAATTTCATTTTTTCACCTTTGAAATACCGTTTCCCATCTTCAAAATTATACGTGGGTAATTCAATTTCTTCTCCTTGCAACAAACTGGTTAAATGTTGATTAAGGAGGTCAACATCTAAAGCATCAATGGATTCATAATCGAGTTCTCCATTTTCATCCCGAGGTGTCTTATCACGCGTAACAAAATAATTATCAAGGGAAATGACCAAAGGCTTTATACCTGCTACCAACAGTTGCACTGATAATCGTTTGCTAAAGGTAGTTTTACCTGACGAGGAAGGCCCGGAAATAAGCACAAATTTGGCTGATTCCTTCCGGTGTACAATCATATCAGCAATATTAGCCACTTTCTTTTCATGTAATGCTTCAGCGATATTAATTAAAGTGTAGCTCTTATTTTGTTTACACGCCAGATTAAAATCACCAACATTACGCATTCCCATTAAATTATTCCACGATATAAATTCTTTGAATACATGAAACATAGCAGGTTGATCCACATATTCCTCCAAAACTAACGGGTTCGTACGGTTAGGAATACGTAATAAAAATCCTTCTTCATATTTTTCAAGGTCAAAAAGTGTCAACTCGCCTGTAGTTGGTAATAAAACACTGCTATAATAATCTACAAAATCACCTATCCGGAAATATCGCGAATATAAAAATCCAAGTGTTTCCAACAACACAACCTTATCCATTTGCCCTCGTTGACGAAATAATTCAATGACTTCTGTTGTCTGCTTCTCTTCGCAAATAACCGGCAGATTTTGTGAGATAATCTCTTTCATTCTGTCTTTAATGACATTCAAATCAACTGCAACACACTTACCATTGACGGAAATGCAACCAAAGTAGCCTTTAGCCAAGGGATGCTCTATATGAAGAGTAGCATTACCATAAACATCATTGACTGCCTTTGCCATCACCATTGATAAAGTCCGCACATAAACACGCATTCCGGATGGAGTACTGACATCTATAAATTCTATATCTTTAGGCTTATATACAACAAAATCAAGGCTTTGAACTTTATTGTTAACTTTTGCAGCTACTACTTGAAACGGCATGTTTACTTTCAGTAAATGGAATATTTCCATCAGCGAAATGCCCGGAGTAACCTGATGATAGGAATTTGTATTTTTGCAATAAATGGTAATTGGTTGATCCATAATATATCTTTTACATGGAAGAAACGAATAATAATGAAACTGGCCGTTATTTATTTGAACTACTAAAATAGAGCAAAAAGGGTAGAAAACAAAAAAAGGACGGATTTTTTTCAAACAATCCGTCCTTTCTCTTTACTTGGATTCAGATTAGACAATGGCATTCTCAGGACACATTCGTACGCATTTTCTGCAATTACGGCACAAGGCTTCTTCGATAAAAGCTTTTCCTTGCATTAGCCTGATAGCATCCGTAGGACAAATACTCACACACGTACCACATCCGGTACACTTTTCAGGTTGTATTTTTGGAAACGGTTTCGGTGAAATATTCGGCGTTGATGGCTCAGAATGAATTAATGCATAATTTGGTGCATCGTGATTAAATGACACATCTTTATCTTCACGCATTAAAGCTACATGACAGGTGGGACACTTCAATGTTATACAAGGAACGCCATGAACATGAGGTTCGCTATATCCACAAACCGGGCAAACACAATAGATATCTGCTTCTCCATGATGATTATGACGGTTACCATGCATATCTTCGCTACAATAATTAAAATCTTTCATATGTATAAAGATTTAATTGAACAAAGCTAGTTCTCCATTCTTGTAAGCTTCAAAAGCTTGTTTCATAGTCATTTCACCAGCCCCTGTAAAAATCTGCATAGGTAATTTTTGTAAAATGACTGAAGCGTTTCCGCCCGGTCCGTTTCCTGTAATTAAAACGTCAGGTCTGAGTTCAAAAAGCTGTTTTGCAGTAGCTGCCCCAGCTCCGTGAGCCTCACTTTCGGCTACTTTGTTGTCAAAATACGTTAGCTGGTTTGTCTGTTCATCGTAAAGCACAATAAATTCTGTCCGACCAAAGCGGGCATCCATTACCGCTTCCCATGTTGTTCCTTTAGTTGTAAAAGCAATTTTCATATGATATATTTATTTGTTTTCAGAAGGTATTGGGCTATGTTATTCTTGAAAAATACCGCCCCATTATGCTTATTTTAGTGTTTATATCTGATTGAATATCTTTATTTTATTCCACGCTTCTTCAATTTTTTCTGCAACAGCATAATCTCCATTTTCAACCACAGTTTTTCCTTTAATCATCATATTTGTAAAAATGGGATCAAAAGGAATACTTGTCAGAAGTTGTATATCTTTGTGTACTAAAAAGTCAATAATTTGTTGATATATAGCATGATTTAAGTCAGACTTATTAATAATGCATCCTGATTTCAGCTTAAATCGCTTTACAACTTCCACTACGCGTTCCAGATCGTGTAATCCTGAAACAGTAGGCTCGGTAACCAGAACAACATAACTGGCTCCAGTTAGTGAAGATTGCACAGGACATCCAATCCCGGGAGAACCATCTACAATAACATAGGGTGCATTCTGCTTAAATGCTATCTTTTTGGCTTCATTCTTAACTTTTGCCACTAATTTTCCTGAGTTTTCAGCTCCAATATCCAGATCGGCATGAATCATCGTATTGTTTGCTTTGGTATTTGATATAAACCATCGCCCAGCTTTTCGTTCTTCCATATGAATCGCACTTGTTGGACAGATTCTCGCGCAATAACCACATCCTTCGCATGCAATGGCATTAATCTTATAGATTCCCTCCTGATAGGGAATAGCATTGAAACGGCAAATATCCGCACACTTCCCGCACTGAATACAGGAGTCTGCATCAATGACAGCCAATTGTCCACTATAAAACGGTTCTTTATGTTTGATCTCAGGAGACAGCAACATATGCATATCAGCCGCATCTACATCACAATCGGCAACGATAGCGTCATTCCCGGCAAGCATGGCAAAAGAAGCCGTAATTGACGTTTTGCCGGTTCCTCCTTTCCCCGAAATAACAACGATTTCTTTCATTTGCAAATAATATTGATCAATGACAGGCATTCAGCCATATGTCATAAACGTTGTATGAATTCAATGATTTGGTCTAATGCAGCTCTGACAGAAGGAATTTCTTCATAAACAAGCTTCCCTTGCGCATACAAAATTGCAATCTGCCGGTCGAATGGAATAGTTGCCAAAACAGGAATATGATTTCTTTTGCAATATTGTCGTAAATGATCATCGCCCGCATCCGAACGGTTAATGACAACTCCGTAAGTCTTACTCGTTTTTTGCATGGCCTTCATAGCCAATTTTACATCATGCTCACCAAAAGGAGTCGGTTCGGTAATTAAAATTACAAAATCAGCTTCTTTGGTTGCTTCGATCATTGGACACGAAGTTCCCGGAGGACAATCGTACAGCATAATTGTCTGTGGTGAGAAATGAGCATCAACATACTGGTGTGTTTGGGCAATAAGAGGAACCGCTTGCTCTTCACCAACTCTAAGGCGACTTTCGACAAAGGAGAAATTCCCCTCTTGTGAATGCTTTAATTCGCCTATTTTATGTGGGATCATTGGTAATGCCTGAGTAGGGCAAAGTTCGGAACACGCATAACAACTATGACACAGTTCGTCAAACACCATGATTTCATTCTCTAATTGCACAATGGCATTAAAGTTACAAATCTCCTGGCATTGACCGCATAATATACATGCATCAGCATGCCAGGATGGAATAAACTTGAACTTATCTTCTTGGTTCAACCTGGAAAATGGCAGAAACAATGCATCATTCGGTTCTTCCACATCCACGTCTGCCAGAACAACGGGTTGACGTTTGCTCCAATAACTGGCAAGATTGGTTGATAACAACGTTTTTCCTGTTCCACCTTTTCCGCTTGCTATGGCAACCTTCATTTCACAAGCTTTAATGAGACAAAATAGTGCGTATTCAAGTCTATATAAGCATCTTCCTTAAAGCCATATGCCTCAATCGTTGATTTCAGCTCTTCCTTCGAAAATCGGATATGTCTGGGAGGGCCAAAAGGAGTATCGGGTTTGAATTCTATGAGATTCAAATGAGCACCATTAGGCAACTGTTGAGCAAAAAGTAAAAGCATTTTATTCTGACATTGAATATCATGAAATGAATTGGAAAAGAAAATATGCGTAAAGGCTCTTAAATCAGCATTCAAAATCCATTTACAGGCATCAACATCCAAAGTGGTAATGTTCGGATTTTTATAAAAAGCACTGTCAAAACTGGCTGAAAACAGTTCTATTGCCAGAACTTTTTCACAATGTTCCGCAAATTTCGAGCTATAATAACCATCCCCGGAGCCCACATCTATCAATGAATCTGCCGGAGTGAGATTCATTTTTTCCATGATAGCATCTGCAATTTTTGCTTTGTGCTGAATGCTACCATGTTGATTTTCATTGTTATGAAATAAGTGCATATAGTTGTAGAATGAAATTATTTTCGGTGATATTTGACGATGCAAATATAATGAACTATTGTTCATAATAAAATCTGTTTAATCATATTTCTGCTTTATTCACTGCAACAAAACAGAAACACTAGGTCATACACAAATAAAACGCAACAAAAAAGGTTGCCCTTTGAGCAACCTTAATGTATTGGCTAATAAAAGAAAACAGCTTGATTACAGCATCAGAAAGGAAGAATAGAATTAAACATTAAAACGAAAATGTAGTATATCACCGTCCTGTACAATATATTCCTTTCCTTCAATAGCAATTTTACCGGCTTCCCGACAAGCCGTTTCAGATCCAAAACGCACATAATCTTCATATTTAATGACTTCTGCACGAATGAATCCTTTTTCAAAATCAGTATGAATAATGCCTGCGCATTGTGGCGCTTTTTGTCCCCGGTGAAACGTCCACGCTCGGGATTCGTCTGCTCCTGTAGTAAAATAAGTTTGAAGATCTAATAAGTGATACGCTGCCTTAATCAAACGCACCACGCCTGATTCCTCCAATCCGATTTCCTGCAAGAACAGCTGGCGTTCTTCATACTCTTCCAGTTCAGCAATCTCGGACTCTGTCTTTGCCGCCAATAAAAGTAAATCGGCGCCTTCATCTTTAATTGCCTCTTTCACTTGTCCAACATACGGATTGCCACTCAAAGCCGAATTTTCATCCACATTACAAACATACAATACCGGCTTATTAGTCAGCAGAAACAAATCAGCCGCTAATTGCTCTTCCTCTTTGTTGTTCAGTTTAACAATTCTTGCTGGCTTGCCTTGTTCAAGCACTTCTTTATATTGCAATAGTATATCTACAAGCTTCTTAGCCATTTTATCACCACCGGTTTGCGCTTGTTTTTGTACCTTGTTAAGCCGATTCTCGACTGTTTCAAGATCTTTTAGCTGCAATTCAGCATCAATAATCTCTTTATCCCGTACCGGATTGACACTACCATCAACATGGACTACATTATCATCATCAAAGCAGCGTAGCACATGAATAATTGCATCCGTTTCACGTATATTGGCCAGAAATTTGTTACCAAGGCCTTCTCCTTTGCTGGCTCCTTTTACCAAACCTGCAATGTCAACAATCTCAACCGTAGCCGGAATGACACGTTGTGGATGATCTATTTCAGACAATTTAATCAATCGTTCATCAGGCACAGAAATTACGCCTACATTGGGATCAATCGTGCAAAACGGGAAATTAGCCGATTGTGCTTTTGCATTTGACAAACAGTTAAATAAAGTCGATTTTCCCACATTTGGCAAGCCGACAATGCCGCATTGAAGAGCCATAATAATTCAGATAAATAAAACTTAAAATAGACGACAAAGGTACAAATTATTTTGGAGAGCAGGCGTAACCGCTTTCAAATCATTTTTCAAAACTTCTAAAACAAAAGGAAAATAGGTATCTTTGCAGAAGAATCAACCCAAACGTTCTGGATAAACAAAGCCGGAATAACAACAAATCATGTACGCGATGAATAGTGACTCAACAACAGTCAATAAAAAGGGAGTTCGTCAAATGTTTGACGACATTGCTTGGAGATACGATTTTTTGAATCATTTTCTCACATTTGGTATCGATATATGGTGGCGACGCAAAGCCATTCAACTGATCAGCAAGAAAAAAGGAGCTGTTATGCTCGATATTGCCACTGGAACAGCCGATTTGGCTATTGCTCTTGTAAAATACAGGAATCCATTTCAGGTCATTGGAGTCGATGTTTCCGAAGGAATGTTGGAATTTGGAAAACAAAAAATCCAGGAATTAGAACTCACAGAACAAATTATCCTGCAGCAAGAAAACGGAGAAGCATTGTCTTTCCCGGACAATTCATTTGATGCAGTGACCATTGGATTTGGCATTCGCAATTTTGAACATCCAGATAAAGGACTTGCTGAGATGTTCAGGGTACTGAAGCCTGACGGAGAATTGGTTATTCTTGAATTCTCACGTCCTAACAATCCTGTTTTGAGCCATATATTCGATCTCTATTTTTGCTATGTGTTACCTCATATTGGTAAAATATTTTCCAAACATAAAACGGCGTATACTTATCTACCCGAAAGCGTCAAGCAGTTCCCATACGGCAAAAATTTTGAAAAAATGATGCAACAGGCAGGGTTCTCTAAAACGTTGTTTCGCCCTTTGACACTGGGAATCGTAACCATTTACAAAGGGACAAAACTATAATCAAAGCCAACTTAATAGCGAGCATTAGGTTTCTCACTACGAATAGATTAGTATTTCAACATGATCAAGCAATTCATTAAATGGTTCCATATTATACGGCCTGGAACCCTTTCGGCAGCAGCTGCACCTGTATTTGTCGGAAGTATAGTAGCTGCGCAGGAACATGCATTTGAATTATCAACAGTCGTTGTGGTATTCATAGCTGCTATTGCCATTCAAATAGCATCAAATCTGATCAACGATTACTACGATTATAAAAAAGGTTCTGACAAGGAAAATCGTCTTGGGCCGAGACGTGCCATTAGTGAAGGTACGGTAACTCCTAAAGCCATGAAACTGGCCATTGGTGTGGATGTTATTATTGCACTTCTTGCTGGCTTCTATCTTGCTGCTCTTGGCGGATTACCCATTATTATTATTGGTCTTCTGGCACTCTTTTTTGCATGGTTATATACGGCAACTCCCTATTCACTCAGTTATTTAGGCATTGCTGATTTATTTGTTCTCTTGTTTTTTGGACCAATTGCATCTGCCGGAACAACCTATTTGTTAACTGATACATTTTCAGAAACATCTATCTGGCTTGGATTGATTAACGGCACTATCTCAATGGCAATATTAACAGTAAACAACTTACGGGATATTGATAACGATCGCAAAGCCGGAAAGAAGAGTCTGATTGTACGTTTTGGAAAACGATTTGGAGAATACGAATACCTTTTATTGTACCTTCTGGCAATTCCATTCCTATGGATGGCTGAATCATCGTTC
The sequence above is drawn from the Microbacter margulisiae genome and encodes:
- the ychF gene encoding redox-regulated ATPase YchF; its protein translation is MALQCGIVGLPNVGKSTLFNCLSNAKAQSANFPFCTIDPNVGVISVPDERLIKLSEIDHPQRVIPATVEIVDIAGLVKGASKGEGLGNKFLANIRETDAIIHVLRCFDDDNVVHVDGSVNPVRDKEIIDAELQLKDLETVENRLNKVQKQAQTGGDKMAKKLVDILLQYKEVLEQGKPARIVKLNNKEEEQLAADLFLLTNKPVLYVCNVDENSALSGNPYVGQVKEAIKDEGADLLLLAAKTESEIAELEEYEERQLFLQEIGLEESGVVRLIKAAYHLLDLQTYFTTGADESRAWTFHRGQKAPQCAGIIHTDFEKGFIRAEVIKYEDYVRFGSETACREAGKIAIEGKEYIVQDGDILHFRFNV
- the ubiE gene encoding bifunctional demethylmenaquinone methyltransferase/2-methoxy-6-polyprenyl-1,4-benzoquinol methylase UbiE; translated protein: MNSDSTTVNKKGVRQMFDDIAWRYDFLNHFLTFGIDIWWRRKAIQLISKKKGAVMLDIATGTADLAIALVKYRNPFQVIGVDVSEGMLEFGKQKIQELELTEQIILQQENGEALSFPDNSFDAVTIGFGIRNFEHPDKGLAEMFRVLKPDGELVILEFSRPNNPVLSHIFDLYFCYVLPHIGKIFSKHKTAYTYLPESVKQFPYGKNFEKMMQQAGFSKTLFRPLTLGIVTIYKGTKL
- the menA gene encoding 1,4-dihydroxy-2-naphthoate octaprenyltransferase, with amino-acid sequence MIKQFIKWFHIIRPGTLSAAAAPVFVGSIVAAQEHAFELSTVVVVFIAAIAIQIASNLINDYYDYKKGSDKENRLGPRRAISEGTVTPKAMKLAIGVDVIIALLAGFYLAALGGLPIIIIGLLALFFAWLYTATPYSLSYLGIADLFVLLFFGPIASAGTTYLLTDTFSETSIWLGLINGTISMAILTVNNLRDIDNDRKAGKKSLIVRFGKRFGEYEYLLLYLLAIPFLWMAESSFVLSYLIVLVGFFLFLKLRKTTGKQYNKMLIFTGLSNLLFVIFLLLDVILFG